A single region of the Candidatus Polarisedimenticolia bacterium genome encodes:
- a CDS encoding ArsC family (seleno)protein, which produces MSCSKAQEFLAKRKIESLQTTNAKQEVIGPQEALRLAREADEIVVARGKRVVRIDLKRETPDDATLQSLILGPTGNLRAPTLRVGRTLLVGFDEPTYRRLLG; this is translated from the coding sequence ATGAGCTGCAGCAAGGCGCAGGAGTTTCTTGCGAAGCGCAAGATCGAATCGCTGCAGACGACGAACGCGAAGCAGGAAGTGATTGGTCCGCAAGAAGCCTTGCGGCTGGCGCGCGAGGCCGACGAGATCGTGGTCGCGCGCGGCAAGCGGGTGGTGCGCATCGATCTGAAGCGCGAGACGCCGGACGATGCGACGCTTCAGAGCCTGATCCTCGGACCGACCGGCAACCTGCGGGCCCCGACGCTTCGGGTCGGTCGCACGCTTTTGGTGGGATTCGACGAGCCGACTTACCGCCGCCTGCTCGGCTGA
- a CDS encoding DNA adenine methylase has protein sequence MPPARSLETPRPFLKWAGGKTQLLSRLEALFPEAGSFDRYLEPFLGSGAVFFRVQSNCSPRTVLLSDGNEELVLAWRSIQKDVEGVIALLERHRRRHGREHYYRVRARSPESLSPAERAARLIYLNKTCFNGLYRVNAAGIFNVPMGRYDDPPILDAGNLRRVARALCGVRLKGAHFRETLDDARPDDFIYFDPPYDPLSATSSFTSYMNGAFRERDQEELAEVYRVLTDRGCRVMLSNSDTALIRRLYGAFDIRPVKVRRSINSNAARRGPVPEVVVLSYRPPDAAPASPPRRTRGVPDSHEETASWLR, from the coding sequence ATGCCGCCGGCAAGAAGCCTTGAGACGCCGCGCCCCTTCCTGAAGTGGGCCGGCGGCAAGACACAGCTGCTGTCGCGCCTCGAGGCGCTGTTTCCCGAGGCCGGGAGCTTCGATCGCTACCTCGAGCCTTTTCTCGGCAGCGGCGCGGTCTTCTTCAGGGTGCAGTCGAATTGCTCCCCGCGGACCGTTCTCCTGTCGGACGGCAACGAGGAGCTGGTCCTCGCCTGGCGTTCCATCCAGAAAGACGTGGAAGGGGTGATCGCGCTCCTGGAGCGGCACCGGCGCCGGCACGGCCGGGAGCACTACTACCGCGTCCGAGCGCGATCGCCGGAGTCGCTCTCCCCGGCCGAGAGAGCTGCCCGCCTAATCTATCTCAACAAGACCTGCTTCAATGGTCTCTACCGCGTCAACGCGGCCGGCATCTTCAATGTTCCGATGGGACGCTACGACGATCCGCCGATCCTGGACGCCGGGAACCTGCGCCGCGTCGCGCGGGCGCTGTGCGGCGTCCGGCTCAAAGGGGCGCATTTCCGCGAGACGCTCGACGACGCCCGGCCCGACGATTTCATCTACTTCGATCCTCCCTACGATCCGCTCTCCGCGACCTCGTCGTTCACCAGCTACATGAACGGCGCCTTCCGTGAGCGCGACCAGGAGGAGCTGGCCGAGGTCTACCGGGTGCTGACCGATCGCGGCTGTCGCGTCATGCTCAGCAACAGCGACACCGCCCTCATCCGCCGGCTCTACGGCGCCTTCGATATCCGGCCGGTGAAAGTGCGGCGCAGCATCAACTCCAACGCGGCGCGCCGCGGTCCGGTGCCGGAGGTGGTGGTGCTCAGCTATCGTCCACCCGATGCGGCTCCTGCGAGCCCGCCGCGCCGGACGCGAGGGGTTCCCGATTCTCATGAGGAGACGGCCTCATGGCTCAGGTGA
- a CDS encoding DUF1028 domain-containing protein: protein MSALPARKSKPVATFSIVGFDPATGDLGIAVESRFFAVGAVVPWAKAGVGAVATQSFANTTFGPKGLELLESGKPAPEALQMLLKDDPNSSQRQAGIVDAHGTPATFTGDKCNPWAGGKTGKNYAAQGNILTGKEVVAAMAATFEDTAGLPLADRLVKALAAGQTAGGDSRGQQSAALLVVRAKGGYAGFNDRYIDLRVDDHPRPIEELARLLEMHHTTNAYADARFYLERSERDRAVKIMEDATRRRLHDAAKDSDRGDAYYDLACFYSLAGLADKALENLTRAFPLNPSLKAFSLNDTDLDVLRSDPRYRDLVKDAAGKKP, encoded by the coding sequence ATGTCGGCGCTCCCGGCGCGAAAGAGCAAGCCGGTGGCCACCTTCAGCATCGTCGGCTTCGATCCCGCCACCGGCGATCTCGGTATCGCGGTGGAGTCGCGCTTCTTCGCCGTCGGCGCGGTCGTCCCCTGGGCCAAAGCGGGCGTGGGCGCCGTCGCCACCCAGTCTTTCGCCAACACCACTTTCGGTCCGAAGGGTCTGGAGCTGCTCGAGTCGGGCAAGCCGGCGCCCGAGGCCCTCCAGATGCTCCTCAAAGATGACCCGAACTCATCGCAGCGCCAGGCAGGGATCGTCGATGCGCACGGCACGCCGGCCACTTTCACCGGCGACAAGTGCAATCCCTGGGCGGGAGGCAAGACCGGCAAGAACTACGCGGCGCAGGGGAACATCCTGACCGGCAAGGAGGTGGTCGCCGCGATGGCCGCGACTTTCGAAGACACGGCGGGTCTTCCCCTGGCCGACCGGCTGGTGAAGGCGCTCGCCGCGGGGCAGACCGCCGGCGGCGACTCGCGCGGCCAGCAGTCGGCGGCGCTCCTGGTGGTCCGAGCCAAGGGGGGCTACGCGGGATTCAATGATCGTTACATCGACCTGCGCGTCGACGACCATCCGCGGCCGATCGAGGAGCTGGCGCGCCTGCTCGAGATGCACCACACCACCAACGCCTATGCCGACGCCCGCTTCTACCTGGAGCGCTCCGAGCGCGACCGAGCCGTCAAGATCATGGAGGACGCCACGCGCCGGCGGCTGCACGACGCCGCCAAGGACTCCGACCGCGGCGACGCCTACTACGATCTCGCCTGCTTCTACTCGCTGGCGGGCCTCGCGGACAAGGCGCTGGAGAATCTGACACGCGCCTTTCCTCTCAACCCGTCCCTGAAAGCCTTCTCCCTGAACGACACCGACCTCGACGTGCTGCGCTCCGATCCCCGCTATCGCGACCTGGTGAAGGATGCCGCCGGCAAGAAGCCTTGA